The Acetomicrobium flavidum genome window below encodes:
- the nuoE gene encoding NADH-quinone oxidoreductase subunit NuoE — translation MTEEECRGGHDFAVIEAIAAKAKEENLGLIPILQRTQEAIGYLPKEALRTLAELLHVPYSKVFGVATFYAQFHLTPRGRHIIQQCDGTACHVKGGPRIRRVIEEALGIPPGETTSDLKATYEIVYCLGSCGLAPAAMVDGKVVGRLTQDKMKRILASME, via the coding sequence GTGACGGAAGAAGAATGCAGGGGTGGGCACGATTTTGCAGTTATTGAGGCGATTGCGGCCAAGGCTAAAGAGGAGAACTTGGGGTTGATACCCATTCTTCAAAGGACACAAGAGGCGATAGGCTATTTGCCTAAGGAGGCATTGAGGACCTTGGCGGAGCTATTGCATGTGCCATACAGCAAGGTCTTTGGAGTTGCGACCTTTTACGCACAGTTTCATTTGACGCCAAGGGGTCGACATATCATTCAACAGTGCGATGGCACCGCCTGTCACGTAAAAGGCGGCCCGCGAATAAGGCGAGTCATAGAAGAAGCCCTAGGCATCCCGCCCGGGGAGACTACTTCAGATCTTAAAGCCACATACGAAATTGTATATTGCCTTGGGTCCTGCGGGCTGGCTCCGGCCGCGATGGTGGACGGCAAGGTGGTCGGTAGGCTAACTCAAGACAAGATGAAAAGAATTTTAGCTTCTATGGAATGA
- a CDS encoding thioredoxin domain-containing protein, whose translation MCASKLTSPEDLQRLAEETRKELAIREGAGVTIKVFVSPLDPKGASRLVARTFMEETRKANIAAKVIIAEGEGASSFEPVVEIETPRDGVAVYRNITPDKVPILVKEHLVGGRVVFEWLISQRRSQHVLFSWQ comes from the coding sequence ATGTGTGCCTCTAAACTCACTAGTCCCGAGGATCTTCAAAGGCTGGCGGAAGAGACAAGAAAGGAATTAGCCATCAGGGAAGGGGCCGGAGTGACGATAAAGGTTTTCGTAAGTCCTCTTGATCCCAAGGGAGCGTCGAGGTTGGTTGCCAGGACGTTTATGGAAGAGACAAGAAAGGCAAATATCGCAGCTAAAGTTATCATAGCCGAAGGCGAAGGAGCCTCGAGCTTTGAGCCCGTCGTAGAGATCGAAACACCAAGAGATGGCGTGGCAGTTTACAGGAATATAACACCGGATAAAGTGCCCATCCTGGTCAAAGAGCATCTCGTCGGAGGAAGGGTTGTCTTTGAATGGCTAATCTCCCAAAGGCGCAGCCAGCACGTGTTGTTTAGCTGGCAATGA